In Glandiceps talaboti chromosome 16, keGlaTala1.1, whole genome shotgun sequence, a single window of DNA contains:
- the LOC144447381 gene encoding uncharacterized protein LOC144447381: MENCQGGSNRQSKGFHSGTGRRYGRQYAYMTYRPMLSGDSVSDCSEHNTEKGSKSLHQSKTTVENVASEYAQFGESSPKMKKKEIKKVASKVTSDGSHSGSGISSPSRHKEKNHVDKDRGHSKKRKGSSGTLKGPAEASNADVEIKVKGRTKKTGPGDGGSHSSRYETNGQSSERNWNSEGGRPKSSKKGTAKPNCDPRETVRHSRRQIRRKRAVSTSEKQEYPKQVKHGAKSSVASTSGSSSSTRHKSKAIKDSPRSSSSGPETQKSANTKKTRKNHRSKSSHRKSKDDNHTASAGSKSSVRKKTGRSKKVGSESTSSQVNPAVDSVASLPALCDSSDSESDLESRLIAEEYVHRCRYIDREEPNRATNDGLVYQMISSIMTNVVFGPDSENESDSSIESREDFLPELVPLESSCSSDSSDRHSDRSHSSLPSLSSDTNSDSDLSESSSGSHSNSSHDNVSAGAASWNNLPPLISDSNSEDSEHTAEEMSDMEEEEEFYRAAAEIHGDIEEAFFPFIQLPTPTNPLELIIQNRLQYTQDVMQALFENAILQMLALHPDLQGDQAPPAATQQTIDALPKVLILQKHIDDELTCAICQCEYSVDDTVNKLPCEHLFHPMCITAWLQKSGTCPVCRHILNADS, translated from the exons ATGGAAAATTGTCAGGGTGGCTCAAACAGACAAAGTAAAGGTTTTCATTCAGGTACTGGAAGACGTTATGGAAGACAATATGCATATATGACATACAGACCAATGCTGTCAGGAGATAGTGTCAGTGATTGCAGTGAACACAACACAGAg AAAGGATCAAAATCATTGCACCAAAGTAAGACCACAGTAGAGAATGTTGCTTCAGAATATGCTCAGTTTGGAGAGTCAAGTCCAAAgatgaaaaagaaagaaataaagaaagttGCTAGTAAAGTTACTTCAGATGGGTCTCACAGTGGAAGTGGCATCAGCAGCCCTTCTAGACATAAAGAAAAGAACCATGTAGACAAAGATAGGGGCCATAGCAAGAAACGAAAGGGTTCCAGTGGAACATTGAAAGGACCTGCAGAAGCCAGTAATGCTGAtgtagaaataaaagtaaaaggTAGAACTAAAAAGACAGGTCCTGGTGATGGAGGAAGTCACAGTTCACGATATGAAACTAATGGCCAAAGCTCTGAAAGAAATTGGAACAGTGAAGGAGGCAGGCCtaaaagttcaaaaaagggcACTGCTAAACCAAACTGTGATCCTAGGGAAACAGTTAGACATAGCAGAAGACAAATCAGACGCAAAAGAGCTGTTTCTACTAGTGAGAAACAGGAATATCCAAAACAAGTGAAACATGGTGCAAAATCTTCTGTAGCTAGTACTAGTGGGTCATCATCTAGCACCAGACATAAATCAAAAGCTATAAAAGACAGTCCGAGGAGTAGCTCCAGTGGACCAGAGACACAGAAGTCAGCCAATACtaaaaaaacaaggaaaaatCATAGATCCAAAAGTAGTCATAGAAAATCCAAAGATGACAATCATACAGCATCAGCTGGAAGCAAGAGCTCTGTGAGAAAAAAGACAGGAAGATCTAAAAAAGTAGGAAGTGAGTCAACATCATCTCAAGTTAATCCTGCTGTAGATAGTGTTGCTTCTCTCCCAGCCTTATGTGACAGCTctgattcagaatcagatttaGAAAGTCGTCTAATTGCAGAGGAATATGTACATAGATGTAGATATATAGATCGAGAAGAACCAAATAGGGCCACCAACGATGGTTTGGTATATCAGATGATAAGTTCTATAATGACAAATGTCGTGTTTGGTCCTGACAGTGAAAATGAGAGTGATAGTAGTATAGAGAGCAGAGAAGATTTCTTGCCAGAGTTAGTACCATTAGAATCAAGTTGTAGCTCAGATAGCTCTGACAGACACTCCGATAGAAGTCACAGTTCTTTGCCTTCTCTGTCATCTGATACCAATTCCGACTCTGATCTTTCAGAGTCTTCCTCTGGGAGCCATAGCAACAGTAGCCATGACAACGTGAGTGCAGGGGCTGCAAGTTGGAATAATCTACCTCCCCTGATTTCTGACAGCAACTCAGAAGATTCAGAACACACAGCGGAAGAAATGTCTGACATGGAGGAAGAAGAGGAATTCTACAG AGCTGCTGCTGAAATCCATGGTGACATAGAGGAAGCATTCTTTCCTTTCATACAGCTACCTACACCAACTAATCCATTGGAGTTGATCATACAAAATCGTCTTCAGTATACTCAAGACGTTATGCAAGCATTGTTTGAG aaTGCTATTCTACAGATGTTAGCTCTACATCCCGATTTACAAGGTGATCAAGCCCCACCTGCTGCAACACAGCAAACTATTGATGCCCTACCAAAGGTTCTCATCCTTCAAAAACATATTG ATGATGAGTTGACTTGTGCTATATGTCAATGTGAATACAGTGTAGATGACACAGTCAACAAATTACCATGTGAACATTTGTTCCATCCTATGTGTATCACAGCATGGCTTCAGAAG tctggTACCTGTCCAGTGTGTAGACACATTCTTAATGCTGACAGTTGA